A window of the Oryza brachyantha chromosome 5, ObraRS2, whole genome shotgun sequence genome harbors these coding sequences:
- the LOC102707963 gene encoding DNA-binding protein DDB_G0278111, with protein sequence MADPELEAIRQRRMQELMAQRGAGNPQNEGQQKAQEDAKQEAEERRQMMLAQILSSEARERLSRIALVKPDKARGVEDVLLRAAQTGGISEKVSEERLISLLEQINTHTSKQTKVTIQRRRSVLDDDD encoded by the exons ATG GCTGACCCAGAGTTGGAAGCTATCAGGCAGAGGAGAATGCAAGAGCTAATGGCACAGCGTGGTGCG GGAAATCCGCAAAATGAAGGGCAACAGAAAGCTCAAGAAGATGCAAAGCA GGAAGCAGAGGAACGGCGGCAGATGATGCTTGCTCAGATTTTATCTTCTGAAGCTAGAGAGAGGC TCTCCCGCATAGCTTTGGTCAAACCTGACAAAGCAAGAGGGGTGGAGGATGTTCTTCTGAGAGCTGCTCAGACTGGTGGAATATCTGAAAAG GTGTCTGAAGAAAGGCTCATTTCACTTCTGGAGCAAATCAATACCCACACTAGCAAACAGACAAAAGTTACG attcAGAGGCGCCGGAGTGTtcttgacgacgacgactag
- the LOC102708244 gene encoding histone-lysine N-methyltransferase, H3 lysine-9 specific SUVH3-like, translating into MESGDETFASPTAGGGVGGGGEFEQPLTNGGAGGGVYPAGKAYDAGEIDALREAKRDLEEKLAAVEHENRFLAAEAYRLEGLVSQAREDIATAEHAVAASEDEAASLRDEIKRVGELLAAERSAREAEVRRGADLDAEMRSVQKEVAALEEELRALRASAAADAEKEIAAPSVTVPPKEAEVAYQGVIAAAAAGFAAAAVVGMVVLHLKR; encoded by the coding sequence AtggagagcggcgacgagacGTTCGCTTCCcccacggccggcggcggcgtcggcggcggcggggagttCGAGCAGCCGCTGACCAACGgaggggccggcggcggggtgtACCCGGCCGGCAAGGCCTACGACGCGGGGGAGATTGACGCGCTGCGCGAGGCGAAGCGCGACCTGGAGGAGAagctcgccgccgtggagCACGAGAaccgcttcctcgccgcggAGGCGTACCGGCTCGAGGGGCTGGTGTCGCAGGCGAGGGAGGACATCGCCACGGCGGAGCACGCCGTGGCCGCCTCCGAGGACGAGGCCGCCTCGCTCCGCGACGAGATCAAGCGCGTGGGggagctgctcgccgccgagaGGTCCGCCCGCGAGGCCGAGGTGCGGAGGGGTGCGGACCTCGACGCCGAGATGCGGAGCGTGCAGAAGGAGGTGGCGGCCCTCGAGGAGGAGCTCAGGGCCCTGAgggcatccgccgccgccgatgcagAGAAGGAGATTGCTGCTCCCTCGGTGACAGTGCCTCCTAAGGAAGCTGAGGTAGCTTATCAAGGGGTGATTGCAGCTGCTGCCGCTGGATTCGCCGCTGCGGCCGTCGTTGGCATGGTCGTCCTCCACCTGAAGAGGTAA